AGCCTGCTCGGCGAAAGCATCGGCGGCATGTGGGCCATCGTGGCCGCAGGCGAGCAGCCCGCATTTAAGGGTGTCATAACTATAAGTTCGTCTGACTTTGCCTTCACTGCTACGTCGGACCAGAACGCGACGAAGTTTATCGGCGCGGTAATGCCCTCGAAGTATCTGTCAAGCCTGCCGCCGCGTAAGCTGGCCATGTTCCAGTTCGACAACGACTCGATCGTGCCGATTGCCGACGGTAAGGCACTATACGATAAGGCTTCCGAGCCAAAAGCGTGGCACCAGTATAACGGCACGACACATGGCCTCTGGGACCCGGCGTTCGCGGATGACGTGCATCAAGAGCTGAAGGCGATGCTCGGTCGATAGCCATGGACTTACCTGCTCAGGCCTCGGAGTATTTAATCAATGCGCAGCTTCCCGACGGCTCGTGGGGAAGCGGCGACCCTTTTATATGTTCCCGGTCTTTGCTCGCTCTGAGGGGATACATGCCGGAAGACACGATGGTTAAAGGTTTAGGTTATTTAGAAAGCATGCAGGAGCGTGATGGGCATTTCAGGCAAAAGACCCGGATGTACTCGGACGCCTCGAATACGGCCTATACCATGGTCGTATTGAACTGTTTCGATTATGGCAAGGCAAGTATGCCCATCAGCAGAGGCATCCTGTGGCTCCTGGAAAACCAGAACGAGGACGGCTCCTGGGGCACGAATGCCCAGAAGAAGGCTTTCACGACCACGTTCTGCCTGCGGGCGCTCCATTCCTTTTATCTCAGCGGCATTCAGCGGTTCGCTAAAGGGCTGGGCTTTGCCCTGGATTATATGAGCGATCTGGCGTTCGAAGAGGAGCCGGTATCGCATGTTTATGCCCCGATCCTGAACCTGAAGCGTATCGGCTATCTGGACGATGAGTTACGAGAAAAGTTCATCGATTTTGCATGGATCGCCGCCCGGGATTCCATCGCCGGCGGCCATGCCGCGGACGCCGCTTCGCTGCTGGGAGCGCTAAAGGCCATCGAAGAGCCGGACATATCGTCGGTCATCGAGGAATGGCTCCCGGCCGTGCAGAACGATGATGGCGGCTTCGGTAGAGAGGCCGGCGCGCAGTCGGACCAGGCAGCAACGGCGCTCGCCCTTCTTGCGATGTCGGATCGGCTTTAAAAGGTAACCGTGCCCGGGGCGAGCCCGATATAGGCGCTAGATTCATTGTCCTGCTTCCTGAAGCTTTGCCCCGATAGAAAAGTTTTAACCTTATACATGCGATTATCGTGGCGTCATGAAGATCGGAGTCATCGCGCTGCAGGGCAACGTGGAAGAGCACGTCGACGCCCTGTCCCGCGTTTTCGACGGCGAGATAGTGAAGATCAAGCATAAGGGCATCGTGCCCTCGTGTGATGCCATCATTATCCCGGGCGGCGAAAGCACGACGCTGTGCCGCCTCGCGTGGTCGGAGGGCATAGCGCAGGAGATTATCGGGCGTGCGATGCAGGGCATGCCCATCCTGGGCACCTGTGCCGGCTTGATTCTTTTAGCAACCCGTGGCGACGATGAAGTGCGTAAGACGGGCCAGAA
This region of Methanocella sp. genomic DNA includes:
- a CDS encoding prenyltransferase/squalene oxidase repeat-containing protein, which translates into the protein MDLPAQASEYLINAQLPDGSWGSGDPFICSRSLLALRGYMPEDTMVKGLGYLESMQERDGHFRQKTRMYSDASNTAYTMVVLNCFDYGKASMPISRGILWLLENQNEDGSWGTNAQKKAFTTTFCLRALHSFYLSGIQRFAKGLGFALDYMSDLAFEEEPVSHVYAPILNLKRIGYLDDELREKFIDFAWIAARDSIAGGHAADAASLLGALKAIEEPDISSVIEEWLPAVQNDDGGFGREAGAQSDQAATALALLAMSDRL